From Deltaproteobacteria bacterium:
GCTTTGTCTGTTTCCCCGTTGTTCACATAGTATTCGGTAAGCTCATTTACGTATCCAAGCATATACGGATCGAGCAAGGCACATTTTTTCAATTCCTGCGCATAGTTCGTGTAATCTTTAACCCCCTTATAGTACAGTGCAAGCATGTGCATGTAATCTATGTTGTTCGGTTCGTATTTTAACAGCTTTTGAATGTAAAAAAGAGCCTTGTTGTATTGCCCGCCCTGAAGAGATAAAAAAGCGAATATTGAGAGGAGCCTTGTATTATAGGGATTGAGTTGTAAAGACTTTTCAGCGTATTGTGCTGCCCCTTGATAGTCCTTTTGCTGTGCAAGGGCCATAGCATACATCATATATCCAAAATAATAATCCGGCGTTTTTTTGATGGCGTCTTTCCAAAGATGTGCATCATCCCGCCATACGCCGACCCTCTGATAGTCCAGTATCCCAAACAAAACTATTATAATGCTTGCAACAGCAATGGTAAGCTTCTTAAGATCTGTATTTATGTAAAGGTATTCTATACCCATGCCGACAAGCACATAGATACCGATTGATGGAACAAGCAGATACCAGTTGGTGTAGAACGGTACTACGACGATTCCGAACGCGGGGAGCATATTGATGAAGTACCATGACATCCAGAAAAAGCTCAGGTGATGCTTTTTATACGACACAACCAGCAGACATAGAGCTACGATCAATGCTGTTATGCTCAGGATAACCCGTGCTGTCAGTACGCTGCTTATGATGTCCGTTGTATAAAAGCAATTCAGTTTGAACGGAAAAATGATTTTTACCGGATAGGACGCCACACCTGCGGTGTTGACAAGGACTGCGAGCAGGTGTTGATAGGCGTTGCCGAGCTGTGTCGGGTTCGATGCATGCAGGTTGAGCTGTCCGAAGACGAATACCAGCGCCGCTACAAGCGAGAGTCCGTAAAAAGGTATCTGCTGGAAGAACGTTTTTGCCGGGTTTTTCTCGAACACGTACCACTCGAGAAGGAAAAGAACGCCTGCAATGGTCGCAACCGTTTCCTTGGTGAGCAGGGCAAACAGGAAAAGCACGACGCTGACCGCATAGTAAGATACCTTGTTCCTTTTTATAAAAGCAATATACGCAAGCAGGGAAAGAAGGACAAAGAACAGGGACTGCGTGTTCTTCAGCTCCGATACCCATGCAGCGGAGTCCGCATTTACAGGAGCGAGTAAAAACAGGATGGAAGCAATGGTTGCGCTCAGCGGGTTTGTGAGTTTTTTTACCAGTACATACACAAGCATTGTGTCCGCAATGAACAGGAATGCATTGAAAACGTGGAACCATAAGGGGTTTAAGCCGTTTATCCGGTAGATCAGCATATAGCTCATGAGCTGGAGCGGTTCGTAGACGCCATGATAATAGTAATGTGAAAATATATAGGCAATATTGGACAGGCTAATCGCTTTAATATAGGGATTGTTGATCACATAAAAATTATCGTCCCAGTTTATGAAATGAAAAAACACCACCTGATGGTATATGATAATACCAAGGATTGCTATTATGATAAACGTCAGTTTACTGTTTATGCTGTTTTTCTGTTCCATGACTCCGTTAAGCTCCCCCTATAGCTTTTTATACCTTTTATCCGGTTGTATACTCATGACACAAACATCCATATTTTTCAAATGCATTTTCCGGATTTACGGGATCATCAGGAAACCTTCCGGCACTAAATTGCCTGGGAATTTACAGAGCAAGTCTCATTTTCAAAAAATACTGGTCCCTTATGCAGATTTCAAACCATAGTTGAAGACATAAACAATACTATCATAAACATGGTGTGATCGTATGGTAAAGGAAACAATAAGCAGTCGATCGATGGTAACAGGTAGGAAAAAATCGCACTTGACTTATTCAAGGTGCAGAATATATTCTGTGATAGTATAAAGGGTTGAAAAGCCCGCAAGGGGGTTGCAGCGCGATGCGGATTTTTATGATAGCGGACGGCTGCAAATTGGTAAACTTCTAACCGGGCAAAAAGGAGGTAATGTATATGATGTTTCTTGCAGGAATAGTTCTACACTCGATATTAATTGCTTCAGGGCAAAGACCTATCGTGAAATTCCGCGTGACCGATGCGTATGTTTCGTATACGGCAAAGGAAACCAATCTCGGCTCCTCGATCAAGACGACCGTTGGACGCAATGACAAGCTTTCCCTTGATTTGAATGCCTCTCCCGGGAACACGCAGGCAAAGCTATTGATCTCGTCCTCTGGATTTAAAACCGATAGGCCGATGAGAGACTGGTCTGTAAAAACACTGTACTTGAAGGCTTCCCAGTATCCGGAAATAACCTTCGAACTCTTGAAAGTGGATGGAGAGCCGCTCTCAACGGTTCTTCGCCCTATCAACAAAAATATCGTCATAAAGACCAATCCTCAAGATACGACCGTTGATCTACTCATGCCGGAAACGGCAAATGCACCGTTAATCCTTAGCGTGGGGAAAGATGAATTTTCGGTGGAAGGTAAACTCAGGGACGATATCCTCAATGCCCTGCACAGCGATAAAGGGGAAATTCATATA
This genomic window contains:
- a CDS encoding tetratricopeptide repeat protein, whose amino-acid sequence is MEQKNSINSKLTFIIIAILGIIIYHQVVFFHFINWDDNFYVINNPYIKAISLSNIAYIFSHYYYHGVYEPLQLMSYMLIYRINGLNPLWFHVFNAFLFIADTMLVYVLVKKLTNPLSATIASILFLLAPVNADSAAWVSELKNTQSLFFVLLSLLAYIAFIKRNKVSYYAVSVVLFLFALLTKETVATIAGVLFLLEWYVFEKNPAKTFFQQIPFYGLSLVAALVFVFGQLNLHASNPTQLGNAYQHLLAVLVNTAGVASYPVKIIFPFKLNCFYTTDIISSVLTARVILSITALIVALCLLVVSYKKHHLSFFWMSWYFINMLPAFGIVVVPFYTNWYLLVPSIGIYVLVGMGIEYLYINTDLKKLTIAVASIIIVLFGILDYQRVGVWRDDAHLWKDAIKKTPDYYFGYMMYAMALAQQKDYQGAAQYAEKSLQLNPYNTRLLSIFAFLSLQGGQYNKALFYIQKLLKYEPNNIDYMHMLALYYKGVKDYTNYAQELKKCALLDPYMLGYVNELTEYYVNNGETDKALSLAKEIIAQHPDNSLFYRLLGAYYLKYTNNTYEAKKAFGKSLLLDPHQQGADQLRQLIQKLP
- a CDS encoding YceI family protein → MMFLAGIVLHSILIASGQRPIVKFRVTDAYVSYTAKETNLGSSIKTTVGRNDKLSLDLNASPGNTQAKLLISSSGFKTDRPMRDWSVKTLYLKASQYPEITFELLKVDGEPLSTVLRPINKNIVIKTNPQDTTVDLLMPETANAPLILSVGKDEFSVEGKLRDDILNALHSDKGEIHISGRLTVAGGSKDFDTAVSFKQTGPATFALYTLIDAQFTDFGMTAPNLAWFITVHNKIALEGHAVIEVLK